Proteins co-encoded in one Nematostella vectensis chromosome 15, jaNemVect1.1, whole genome shotgun sequence genomic window:
- the LOC116619954 gene encoding uncharacterized protein LOC116619954, which yields MGLGRTGILVNGLEYTIDWVMCTDWKFMACILGINSPYALYFCIWCECSKRMIRDFSIPQWPITRTLNQCRARVGCPNAKGVQCLPLVDIEFTKVIPDTLHLKLRIMGKLLNQVACWAIEQNVKKAMEEAIEALGVRFCFYDVQDDSGKTTTKWSSLDCDDLETIIRGLDLHAFLGDMENKSITSLDCLTKAQLVEECRKFHLRSTGTKDFLRATLKDHLDRNNIVFEPSSTPTCEKTVLSISELTQVWKRLMVLTDALGANPGDEAHLRADAFQEKARQWGTKFRKATFDEDVIPYIHVLVYHVPQFLEIHGMIHQFNCQTVEKKNHMQNKTFHRGSQKGGKIATTLYRSWGGKTENCSVGQIIWKGSRENIKSSEDKEKMYLFIYYIFGAIYYCCKYHYL from the exons aTGGGCCTAGGGAGAACCGGCATTCTTGTTAATGGCCTTGAATACACTATTGATTG GGTGATGTGTACTGACTGGAAGTTCATGGCGTGTATTCTCGGAATTAATAGTCCCTATGCCTTGTACTTCTGCATTTGGTGCGAGTGCAGCAAAAGGATGATCAGAGACTTTTCTA TCCCACAATGGCCCATAACCAGAACCTTAAACCAGTGCCGTGCACGTGTTGGGTGTCCAAATGCCAAGGGAGTTCAATGTTTACCTCTCGTGGACATTGAATTTACCAAGGTCATACCCGACACCCTGCACCTCAAATTGAGGATCATGGGAAAACTTCTCAACCAG GTTGCTTGCTGGGCTATAGAGCAGAATGTTAAAAAAGCCATGGAAGAAGCAATAGAAGCTTtgg GTGTGAGGTTTTGTTTCTATGATGTCCAGGATGACagtggcaaaacaacaaccaaGTGGAGCTCTTTGGATT GTGATGATTTGGAAACTATCATTAGGGGGCTTGATCTTCATGCCTTCCTAGGAGACATGGAGAACAAGTCCATCACCAGCCTTGACTGTCTGACCAAAGCCCAGCTAGTGGAGGAATGTAGGAAGTTCCATCTGCGGTCGACAGGCACCAAGGACTTCCTACGTGCCACACTCAAGGATCATCTTGACCGCAACAACATAGTGTTTGAg CCATCGTCCACTCCTACTTGTGAGAAAACAGTTCTTAGCATATCAGAGCTGACACAAGTGTGGAAACGTTTGATGGTCCTCACTGATGCTCTTGGGGCAAATCCTGGAGATGAAGCACATCTTCGAGCAGATGCTTTTCAAGAAAAGGCCCGCCAATGGGGAACCAAATTTAGAAAGGCCACGTTTGATGAG GATGTAATTCCATATATACATG TTCTTGTTTATCATGTCCCCCAATTTTTGGAGATTCATGGGATGATCCACCAGTTCAATTGCCAGACAGTGGAAAAGAAAAACCACATGCAAAACAAGACATTCCACAGGGGTAGCCAGAAAGGGGGGAAAATAGCAACTACACTGTACAG ATCATGGGGAGggaaaacagaaaactgtTCAGTAGGGCAAATAATTTGGAAAGGGTCAagagaaaatatcaaaag